AAGGAGATCGGCCTGTTGAAGCGCCAGGGAGGTGACGCCGAGGCGCTCATCCGCGAGATGGGGGTTCTGAGCGACGAGGTCAAGCGCTTGGAGGAGCGCAGCCGCTCGCTCGAGGGCCGTCTGAACGAGCTCCTGCTCGAGGTGCCCAACCTGCCCCACGAGTCGGTGCCCTACGGCGAGAGCGAACACGACAACGTGGTCGTCCACGAGCACGGCGAGCGCCCCAGCTTTGCGTTCACGCCCAAGCCCCATTGGGAGCTGGCGGCGGCGCGCGGCTGGATCGACCTGGAGGCGGGCGTCAAGGTTGCGGGGGCGGGCTTTCCGGTGTTCAAGGGCGGCGGCGCGCGCCTGCTGCGCTCGCTGATTCAGTTCTCGCTCAACACGCTGGCGGATCAGGGTTACCTCGAGGTGGCGCCACCCCTTCTGGTCAATGCCGCGAGCGCGACCGGCACGGGACAGCTCCCCGACAAAGAGGGCCAGATGTACGGGGTCACGGACGGCTTCTATCTCATCCCGACCTCGGAAGTTCCGGTGACGAACTTGCACCGGGGCGACATTCTCGACGGAGCCCAACTGCCGCTCAAGTACACGGCCTACAGCCCTTGCTTCCGCCGTGAGGCCGGCTCCTACGGCGCGCACGTGCGCGGCGTCAACCGCGTTCACCAGTTCGACAAGGTGGAGATGGTGCAGCTCACCCATCCGGGCAAGAGCTACGAGGCCTTGGAGGAGATGACCGAACTCTCGGAGAGCCTGCTGGAGAGGCTCGGCCTGCCTTACCGGCGGCTGCTGCTCTGCACGGGCGACATGACCTTTGCCGGCGCCAAGACCTACGACCTCGAGGTCTGGAGCGCCGGGCAGGAGAGGTGGCTCGAGGTTTCGAGCGTCAGCAACTTCGAGACCTTCCAGGCCCGGCGCTTACAGGCGCGCTTTCGTGACGGCGGCGTCCAGGGCAAGGGCAAGCCCGAACTCG
This region of Deinococcota bacterium genomic DNA includes:
- the serS gene encoding serine--tRNA ligase, producing MLDVKTIRDHEQTVRRALRAKGLGEAGKVITDILSLDEEFRLLRGDLESKQARRNSASKEIGLLKRQGGDAEALIREMGVLSDEVKRLEERSRSLEGRLNELLLEVPNLPHESVPYGESEHDNVVVHEHGERPSFAFTPKPHWELAAARGWIDLEAGVKVAGAGFPVFKGGGARLLRSLIQFSLNTLADQGYLEVAPPLLVNAASATGTGQLPDKEGQMYGVTDGFYLIPTSEVPVTNLHRGDILDGAQLPLKYTAYSPCFRREAGSYGAHVRGVNRVHQFDKVEMVQLTHPGKSYEALEEMTELSESLLERLGLPYRRLLLCTGDMTFAGAKTYDLEVWSAGQERWLEVSSVSNFETFQARRLQARFRDGGVQGKGKPELVHTLNGSAFGMVRLIAALLEHYQNEDGSVTVPEVLRPYLGSDRLT